Proteins from a genomic interval of Rhodothermus marinus:
- a CDS encoding acetyl-CoA C-acetyltransferase encodes MARDAYVFDAIRTPRGRGKTTGSLYEVKPIDLLTTLFAELKRRHELDTSQVDDVILGCVTPIGEQGGNIAKTAALYAGWDLSVPGVQINRFCASGLDAVNLAAMKVRSGWEDLVVAGGVESMSRVPMGSDGGPMMLDPAVSMKIGFVPQGIGADLIATIEGFTREDVDRYALCSQQRAAHARANGYFKSIVPVRDQNGLVVLAEDEHIRPDTTLEALAALPPAFEMMGAMGFDDVALQKYVTVERINHVHTAGNSSGIVDGAALVLIGSKEKGEALGLKPRARIVSAALVGTEPTIMLTGPAPASKKALRKAGMTLDDIDLIEVNEAFAAVVLKFMRDMGLEDEGPERVNVNGGAIAMGHPLGATGAMLLGTALDELERRDLSTALITLCVGGGMGIATIIERV; translated from the coding sequence ATGGCCCGCGATGCCTACGTTTTCGATGCGATCCGCACGCCCCGTGGACGGGGCAAAACGACCGGTTCGCTCTACGAGGTCAAGCCCATCGACCTGCTCACCACGCTCTTTGCCGAGCTCAAGCGGCGCCACGAGCTGGATACGTCGCAGGTGGACGACGTCATCCTGGGATGCGTGACGCCCATCGGCGAGCAGGGCGGCAACATCGCCAAGACGGCCGCGCTCTACGCCGGCTGGGACCTGTCGGTGCCGGGCGTGCAGATCAATCGTTTCTGTGCGTCCGGCCTCGACGCGGTCAACCTGGCCGCCATGAAGGTGCGCTCCGGCTGGGAAGATCTGGTGGTAGCCGGTGGCGTCGAGTCGATGTCGCGTGTGCCGATGGGCTCGGACGGCGGTCCCATGATGCTGGACCCGGCCGTCAGCATGAAGATCGGCTTTGTGCCGCAGGGGATCGGCGCGGACCTGATCGCAACGATCGAGGGCTTTACGCGCGAGGACGTCGATCGCTACGCGCTCTGCTCGCAGCAACGGGCCGCCCATGCCCGGGCCAACGGCTACTTCAAGTCGATCGTGCCCGTACGGGACCAGAACGGCCTGGTGGTGCTGGCCGAGGACGAACACATCCGGCCCGACACGACGCTCGAGGCGCTGGCCGCACTGCCGCCGGCCTTCGAGATGATGGGTGCCATGGGCTTCGACGACGTGGCGCTCCAGAAGTACGTCACCGTCGAGCGCATCAATCACGTGCACACGGCGGGCAATTCGTCGGGCATTGTCGACGGGGCCGCGCTGGTGCTGATCGGCTCGAAGGAAAAGGGCGAGGCACTGGGGCTGAAGCCGCGGGCGCGCATCGTCTCGGCCGCGCTGGTGGGCACCGAGCCCACGATCATGCTGACCGGACCGGCGCCGGCCTCGAAAAAGGCGCTCCGGAAGGCGGGTATGACGCTCGACGACATCGATTTGATCGAGGTCAACGAGGCCTTCGCCGCGGTGGTGCTCAAGTTCATGCGCGACATGGGGCTGGAAGACGAAGGACCCGAGCGCGTGAACGTGAACGGCGGCGCCATCGCGATGGGCCATCCGCTGGGCGCCACGGGCGCCATGCTGCTGGGCACGGCGCTCGACGAGCTGGAGCGCCGCGACCTTTCGACCGCCCTGATCACGCTGTGCGTGGGCGGTGGTATGGGCATCGCCACGATCATCGAACGGGTGTGA
- a CDS encoding quinone oxidoreductase family protein, producing MLLPKTYRKLVARRLSPHFREAAEIVEVPTPRPGPGELLIRNRFAGVNATDVNITAGRYRPAMTPPFDLGAEAVGEVVAVGEGVRDFRPGDPVGTIKLGGGYAEYQIVPAKHAIPVPEVSAEVVSLLVSGLTASISLQEVARIRAGEKVLVTAAAGGTGQYAVQLARMAGCTVIGTCGSEEKAALLRELGCDRVINYREEDVARVLREEFPDGVDVVYESVGGELFDLCLEALARHGRLLCIGFISEYLTGPQPVARPRIYARLIPKSASVHGFFLPHFVAHFRTHLPRLFQLYRSGKLRVAVDPTPFEGLESVADAVEHLHAGRNVGKVVVRL from the coding sequence ATGCTGTTACCGAAAACCTATCGCAAGCTGGTGGCCCGGCGGCTGTCGCCGCACTTCCGGGAGGCCGCCGAGATCGTCGAGGTGCCGACGCCACGACCCGGCCCCGGCGAACTGCTGATCCGCAATCGATTTGCCGGGGTGAACGCGACCGACGTCAACATCACGGCCGGCCGGTACCGTCCGGCGATGACGCCGCCGTTCGATCTGGGCGCCGAGGCGGTGGGCGAGGTGGTGGCCGTGGGGGAGGGCGTCCGAGACTTCCGGCCGGGTGATCCGGTGGGGACGATCAAGCTGGGCGGCGGCTATGCCGAGTACCAGATCGTGCCGGCCAAGCACGCGATTCCGGTACCGGAGGTGTCGGCCGAGGTGGTGAGTCTGCTGGTCAGCGGCCTGACGGCTTCGATCTCGCTGCAGGAGGTGGCCCGCATTCGCGCCGGAGAGAAGGTGCTGGTGACGGCCGCCGCGGGCGGAACCGGCCAGTACGCGGTGCAACTGGCCCGTATGGCCGGCTGCACGGTGATCGGCACCTGTGGCTCGGAAGAGAAAGCCGCGCTGCTCCGGGAGCTGGGGTGCGACCGGGTGATCAATTACCGGGAGGAAGATGTGGCCCGCGTGCTTCGGGAGGAATTTCCGGACGGGGTGGATGTGGTCTATGAAAGCGTGGGCGGTGAGCTGTTCGACCTGTGCCTGGAGGCGCTGGCGCGGCATGGCCGGCTGCTCTGCATCGGATTCATCAGCGAGTACCTGACCGGCCCGCAGCCCGTGGCCCGCCCGCGCATTTACGCCCGGCTGATTCCGAAGTCGGCTTCGGTGCACGGCTTCTTCCTGCCGCATTTTGTGGCCCATTTTCGCACGCACCTGCCCCGGCTTTTCCAGCTCTACCGAAGTGGAAAGTTGCGGGTGGCCGTCGATCCCACGCCTTTTGAGGGACTGGAGTCGGTGGCGGACGCCGTCGAGCACCTGCATGCCGGACGCAACGTCGGAAAAGTGGTGGTGCGACTGTAA